The DNA window GCCCTGCATGACGCCGCGTTGGAGTCGGAGACTCCATGAATCCAACTATCGCAGAGGAGCCCGACCGGCGGAGCTTGCTGGGCAAGTTTCAGTACGCGGTGCTGTTTCAGGCGCTGCTCACTCTGGTGGTGGCCGTCGTGGCATTTGTACCGACGCTGCGGGCCCTCTCGCAGCGAGCGGAAACGCGCCGCCGCGAGGCCAGCCGCGAAGTGATCGAATCGGGCGTGAACAGTATGGCGCGGTTTGTGGCGATGGAGCTAGGCCGCGACTTCTTGCCCGACCTCTGGGCCGCGGCGAATCGGGCGAGCGGCGAGCATGCGACGGAGGAGCGCGACTCGTGGCTGGCGCTGGTGGATCGGCAGACCGAGGTGATTTCGCAGCGGGTGGCCGAGAAGATGAGCTACAACAGCGTGCTGGTCGATTTGGTGGTGGTCGTGCCGCACGACAATCCACGAAGCGACGAACCAGGAGCGATCGTGCTACCACGCGGTCATGCTGAATTGCCAACAGTGAGCGTAGGAGAGGCGATCGAATTGGCGAACCTTAAGCAGTTGACGCCGCTGGACGCCGATCAAAGCAGGCTGCGGCAAACGAGCCTGGGACGCTACATGCGCATGCGAACCGAGGGACGACCGTACAAGGCGTACCTTATGCCGATTCGTCGCGAAGGTTTTCCATACGGAATCGCCGGATTGGTAATTAACACGGAACTAATCACGGAGCAGTTCGAGAATCAATGGCGGGTGTTTTGGCGCGGATTGGAAGATTCGCTCATCATGCTGGCGGCCCTGAGCACCGCCGCGTTGGCCGGTGGCGCGGTGTTTGTCCTGGTGCTGGCGGCGCGCCTGGTGAGACCGCTAGAGGCCATGCGGTCGGCAATCGAGGGATTGCGCGGCAATGGGCGGCACATGATCGATCCGGCCGATTTGCGCGAGGCGGGGGACCGGTTGACGGCCATCGAAGCCGACCCGGCCGACGAGGTGGGAGAGTTGCGGCACGCGTTTCTTGAAATGTCGGAGAATCTGGCCGACACGCTCACGCAAAAGGCCGACGCGTTGCGCCGCCTGAAGGAAAGCTCGCGCGAACTGCAGCGCGCCGATCGACTGAAGCTGGTGGGCACGCTCACCTATGGTCTCGCGCACAACTTGAACAACGCGCTGGCGCCGATCGCCAATCTGGCCCATGCCGCCAGTTGGCGGCACCCGGACGACGAAAAGCTGAACGGCATGATGGCTCTCGTATTGTCGAATGTGGAGCGCTGCGCCGACATCGTTCGCCGCCTGCGCGATTTGACGCGGCTGGGATCGGGCGAATTGGCGCTGGTGCAAGTCGATCGCGTACTGGAAGAATCGCTCGAAATCGTCCGCCGCAACATGAGCGAGGCCGGCATCCATGTCGATCGTCAGTTCGGCGAGACTGCGGAGATTCGGGGCAATCCCGTCGAGTTATGGGAGGTGTTCACTAATTTGTTGGTCAACGCCATCGAGGCGCTCGCGGGCGTGCCGCGCGAACAGCAACGCCAAGTGACGGTTAGCACTCGACAGTTCGGCGGCGAAGTGATCGTTGAGATCGCAGATAATGGGCCGGGGATGTCGGCCGATGTGCGCGACAAGGCGCTGGAGCCTTGGTTCAGCACCAAACCCGAGGGCGAGGCGTCGGGGATCGGCCTGTGGATCACGAGCCGGATCGTGCAGGAACACCAAGGGCGAGTCGAAATCGATAGCGTCGTGGGGGGTGGGACGAAGGTGCGCGTCATCTTTCCCGTGGCGGGGGCACATCAAGCAGATGACGGAGCGCCGCGCGAAAACCGAGTCGCCGAGCAGGATTCACGATGATTACCCCAACTCACGGACTGTCGAAACCGCTGCTAATCGAACAAGGCCGCTTGTTGGTGGTGGACGACAACGTCGACTATTTGCGAACGCTGGAGTTATTGCTCGACGGCACGGGATTCGAGTGCGAGTACTACGACAATGGTCCGCTGGCGATTGAAGCGGCGCGGCGCGACGAGTTCGATGTGCTCTTGGTCGATGTGCGGATGGCGCCGCTCGACGGAGTGGAGACCGCGCGGGGCGTCAAAGCCATTCAGCCGCTGTTGGCGGTGGTGATGATGACGGGCTTTGACAAGGAGGATACGCCGCTGGAGGCGTTGCGGCTGGGGGCCGTGGACTATATCGACAAACCGATCACTAACGCCGGCGCCTTTATGCGGATGCTAGCGCAGCAGGTGCGAGCGGTGCGCAGTTCGAAAGAGCTGCGCACCACCAAGGAGCGATTGGAGACGGTGATCGAAAACGTCGATGCCGGGGTGGTGGTGCTGGACTCCGAGGGGCGGATTGAGGACATCAACCAAGCGGCGGCGGAATTGATCGCGCCCGGAGAACAGCCATTGGTCGGCCGCATGTTTCGTGAAATGTGCGGCGTGCCGGAGTTGGCGTTTCCGTTGCCCGCCGAGGGATCGGTCACCAAGACATTTGAACACTCGGCGGGTCGGCAGCGGCGGTTGTTTCAAGTAGCGGCCACTCGACTGAGTGGCGCTGCGGCGCGTCCGGCGGGGAGCGTCTTGTTGATTAAGGACCTGACAGCACTGGCGGATTCGCAAAAAGCCGAAGGCTGGCGACAGATGTCGCGAGCGATTACGCATGGCATGAAAACGCCGTTGGCCACGCTGCGGATGCGACTGGAGCGACTCCGGGCGAGGCCCGAATGCGAACCACTGAATGCGGAGATGGGCACGTTGTTGCGGGTGGTGGAAGAGTTGCACTCGCGGCTACGCGACCTGGTGGACTTTGTGAAGCTGGAGATTTCGTCTACTGAAAGCGATTTGAACGACACGGTGGCGGCGGCGATCCGGCACTTTGAGCCGCATCGCCGGGCGACGACCCGCATCGAGTTTGAGCCCGCCAGCACGCCGCTGCGATTGCCGCACTCGCAAGCGGCGATTGAGTTGGCGCTGGAGAATTTGCTGGCCAATGGGCAGGAGTCGACCAGCGACGTGGTGACGCTGCGCGTTACGTGCGCGTGGGACGCGGCGGCGCGGCAGGCGGTAGTGCAGGTGAGCGACAATGGTCCCGGCATACCGGCCGAGGCGCGCGACGACCTTTTCCGGCGGCCGGTGAACAGCACGAAAGCCGGCGGCTCGGGCTTGGGCGCCGCGCTGGTGAAGTATATTGTCGATCAACATCGCGGCAGCATGAACTGGCAAAGTCCACTGGCTGACGGACGTGGGACGCGCGTGACGCTGCGATTGTCCGTGGAATCCAGTCCGGCATAAACATCCGGTGAGGCTCGATGTCTGACACGGTGCTACTAGTCGAAGACGACGCGATGTTTCGCGAAACCGTGCGCGACGCGTTGGCCACGGCTGGCTATCTGGTGGTGGAAGCGAATGATGGAGCAGAGGGGGTCGAGCGGGTGCGCGAGCGCCGTCCCGATTTGATCCTGCTCGATTTTGACTTGCCGCGAATGATGGGGGACGAAGCGCTGGAGCAGATGCTCAAGTTGCGCCCGGGGTTGGTGTGCTACGTGTTGAGCGGCAAGGACGATTTGAACCAAGCACTGCGCATGGGACGCCGCGGCGCGTATGGTTGGATCGACAAGTATGTGGGGACCGAACGATTGCTTGCGCTGGTTGCCGAAGGAACGCAGACACGGCCGCGCGGGCTCGACTTGGCGTGGCTGGTGGCCAACTGCTACCCACAACCGGTCGCCGCTCCGTGGCTGCATTGGAAGTTGCAGGAAACGACAGCAACCGTCGTGGAACGACTGGCGGCGTCGCGTGAGTTGTTTGAAGCGTTGGTTGAGTATTTGGGCGCGGTCAGCCTAGCGCTCTATTTGAACCGTGGGCTATTGGACGACGATCTTAACGCGGCGTTTTTGGCGGCGATGGAACGAGCGGAGCCAGCAATCTGGATCGATGCGTTGGAGCTCAACGTGTCGCGATTGCTCGCCGATGCACGGCACACCTGGCAATGCGAATTGGCGAGCGCCCTATCGCATCGCCTGGCTGATTCTGAAATCGCGCAGCGCGCCGCCGAGATCATCGGGGCGCAATTAGGGCAACCCGCGGCTGGCGCTCCGAGAACGATGATCGATTTGATCCGAACGCTATCGACCTATTGGGAGCTGTGGCGGACGCCCGAACGGTTGCCAGCGACCGAGGCGCGCGATGCTGCGGCGGCGCTTGAAGCCGCGCTCGAACTGCTCATGGGCGGCTTGACGGTGCTAGCCGACGCCGAGTTGTGTTGGGTGGAGGAAACACGCCTATCGGCAGAGGGAGATTATCAGATCAGTCTGGCGGCGCTGTTGGGATCGACAACGCAGCCACGACACCTTGCGTCGGCGGCGCCGCTGAAACATGGCGAGCTGTATTTGGTGTCGCGCGTGACCGGCGAACCGCTGGGCCCCCTGGGCCCCTTGATGACTTATGGACGTTGCGATGCGGCGGGCCGCATGTCGCATGGGGTGTTCATGTTGTCGCGGTTGCCGGCGCAAGGTCGCGCCACGTATCTGTCGCACTCGTGCGGCCAATTGCGTTGGGTGGAAGATCGCGCCGTGCTCGACGCGCTACGCCGCGTGCAGGTGAGTCTCAACCCGCGCGGCGCGCGACACGCGCATCAATTGGAGGAGATCGCGGTCGGCTTGTTCGACTTATCTGGCTTTACACCGCTCACACGCGAGCATGGGCCGGCCGTGGCGCGCGAGTTGGTACGACGGATGGTGGCCGCGGTGCGCGATGCTGCCCGCGCCGAAGGTGGCACGGTCGGCGACCCGGTGGGCGACGAGGTGTTGGCCTATTTTCATAGTCCACTTGGCGCGGTGCGCGCGGCGCTGGCGCTGATGCGGTCGCTCGAAGAGTTGAACCGCCGCAGCCCACAGACGCCGCTGGTGGTGCATGTGGGCATGGACTATGGGCCGGGGATCATCGAAGATCGCGACGTGTGGGGCGACGTGATCAATCGGGCCAAGCGCTGTCAGAGCCTGGCGGGTCCGGGCGAAGTGGTGATCTCCCCGGCGCTGGCCGAGCACGCGCGCGAAGCCACCGCGGCGCTGGAGCGGATTGACGGAGAGTTGAAGGGGTTTGGCCATGCGGAGGTGTATCGCATGCAGTGGCGAATGGACGAAAGGACATCATGAGCCAGTTGGAATTTGGCGGAGAGGAACATTTTGCCGCGCCGGCCGAACGAGTGTTCGCGGTAATCACCGATCTTGACTTGCTGGCGGCGAACATCCCCGACGCGGTCAGCACCGAGCGAGTCGACTCGCGGACGTTGGCCGCCACGGTGCGTCCGGGATTTTCGTTTCTGCGCGGCACGATGAAGATGCGCATCGAGATGAGCGACATCGAACCGCCGAGTCGCGCCACCATGCGGATTGAAGGGAGCGGCATCGGCCAGGCGATTCGCGTGGAATCGACCTCGACTGTTTCGCCCGACGGCGATGGATCGCTGGTGCGCTGGCAAGCGCGGGTGGTGGAGCGGCGCGGACTGGTGGCGACGATCAGCGGGGCGCTGATCCAGGCGGCGGCGGGGCAAGTGATTCGCGACGCCTGGCAAAAGGTGCATCAACAGGTCGACGGCTGAGCGGTGGCGATTACTTCTTGCCGCGATGCTCGACCTTGGGCCAATACTTGGCGAAGTCGAACTCGGGGCTGTTGTCGTGATCGTGACAGCGCTCGCAGGTGGTTTCGATCGTGGCGCGCGTCAGCTTGAGACGCTGGCGCAATTGCTCGCGTTGGGCAAGATTCTTGAAGCCTTTGGCGTGTTCGGCCTCGACATGCGCGGCGGCCGGCCCGTGACAGTTTTCGCAGCCGTTGCCTTGCAATAGCGGCGTCTGTTCGATGCTGGCAAAGCCGGTCTCGTACGGGTAATACTCCTGCGCGTTCCAGCCGGTGGCGTGGCAGCTTATGCACTCGGGGTCGAACTGTCGCGGCGGATTGAGCTTGGCCAGCGTTTCGGTGGCGTGCGCATGCGGCGAGTTGCTCCAGATGCCGTAGGCCGTGGGGTGGCACTCGCGGCAACTTTGCGATCCGGCGTACGCGGCGAGCGGATCGCCGGGCGATTTGGCCAGCGGATGCGCTGTGGGCCGCAGACCAAGGCCCTCGAAACCTTCCAGCTCAAGCTGCGACTGGTACGCGGTCATCAGTTGCTTCATTTCGGGCGAATCGGCGAAGCGGGCGTCGAGCGGCACGCGCTGATAACGCCACGGCTTTTTGGGGTCGTCGAACATGCCCAGCACGATGGCGTACATTCCTTTGTGGCCCACATCGACCAGTAGCGTCTTGGAGCCGGCAACAGGGATCGGCATGTTCGGCGGTTCGTCGGCGCCGCCGGCGCTCACCACAATGTCGAACTGCGGAAACTGCTTGGCCAGCCGCGCCGCCTCTTCGTTGGTGGCGTGGGCCAACAGCACCATGACATCGGAGTTCGATTTCAACTCGGGGGCAATCTTGGCCAGCGCTTCGGCAGGAGGCGTGAGCTTCACTTCGTCGCTCTTGACCTGGCGCGCGAATGATTCGCCGAGCACGCTGGTCACTCCGATGCGAACGCCTGCTTCCTCGATCACGCGATAGGTCGGGATGGTGTCGCTATCGAAATCAAAGAGGCCGACATTGGCGGAGACAAAGCGGCTCTCGCCGCCCGCGTCGGCCAGATTGGCGGTGGCGGCCATCAACTCGT is part of the Pirellulales bacterium genome and encodes:
- a CDS encoding HAMP domain-containing histidine kinase, whose protein sequence is MNPTIAEEPDRRSLLGKFQYAVLFQALLTLVVAVVAFVPTLRALSQRAETRRREASREVIESGVNSMARFVAMELGRDFLPDLWAAANRASGEHATEERDSWLALVDRQTEVISQRVAEKMSYNSVLVDLVVVVPHDNPRSDEPGAIVLPRGHAELPTVSVGEAIELANLKQLTPLDADQSRLRQTSLGRYMRMRTEGRPYKAYLMPIRREGFPYGIAGLVINTELITEQFENQWRVFWRGLEDSLIMLAALSTAALAGGAVFVLVLAARLVRPLEAMRSAIEGLRGNGRHMIDPADLREAGDRLTAIEADPADEVGELRHAFLEMSENLADTLTQKADALRRLKESSRELQRADRLKLVGTLTYGLAHNLNNALAPIANLAHAASWRHPDDEKLNGMMALVLSNVERCADIVRRLRDLTRLGSGELALVQVDRVLEESLEIVRRNMSEAGIHVDRQFGETAEIRGNPVELWEVFTNLLVNAIEALAGVPREQQRQVTVSTRQFGGEVIVEIADNGPGMSADVRDKALEPWFSTKPEGEASGIGLWITSRIVQEHQGRVEIDSVVGGGTKVRVIFPVAGAHQADDGAPRENRVAEQDSR
- a CDS encoding response regulator; translation: MITPTHGLSKPLLIEQGRLLVVDDNVDYLRTLELLLDGTGFECEYYDNGPLAIEAARRDEFDVLLVDVRMAPLDGVETARGVKAIQPLLAVVMMTGFDKEDTPLEALRLGAVDYIDKPITNAGAFMRMLAQQVRAVRSSKELRTTKERLETVIENVDAGVVVLDSEGRIEDINQAAAELIAPGEQPLVGRMFREMCGVPELAFPLPAEGSVTKTFEHSAGRQRRLFQVAATRLSGAAARPAGSVLLIKDLTALADSQKAEGWRQMSRAITHGMKTPLATLRMRLERLRARPECEPLNAEMGTLLRVVEELHSRLRDLVDFVKLEISSTESDLNDTVAAAIRHFEPHRRATTRIEFEPASTPLRLPHSQAAIELALENLLANGQESTSDVVTLRVTCAWDAAARQAVVQVSDNGPGIPAEARDDLFRRPVNSTKAGGSGLGAALVKYIVDQHRGSMNWQSPLADGRGTRVTLRLSVESSPA
- a CDS encoding adenylate/guanylate cyclase domain-containing response regulator, coding for MSDTVLLVEDDAMFRETVRDALATAGYLVVEANDGAEGVERVRERRPDLILLDFDLPRMMGDEALEQMLKLRPGLVCYVLSGKDDLNQALRMGRRGAYGWIDKYVGTERLLALVAEGTQTRPRGLDLAWLVANCYPQPVAAPWLHWKLQETTATVVERLAASRELFEALVEYLGAVSLALYLNRGLLDDDLNAAFLAAMERAEPAIWIDALELNVSRLLADARHTWQCELASALSHRLADSEIAQRAAEIIGAQLGQPAAGAPRTMIDLIRTLSTYWELWRTPERLPATEARDAAAALEAALELLMGGLTVLADAELCWVEETRLSAEGDYQISLAALLGSTTQPRHLASAAPLKHGELYLVSRVTGEPLGPLGPLMTYGRCDAAGRMSHGVFMLSRLPAQGRATYLSHSCGQLRWVEDRAVLDALRRVQVSLNPRGARHAHQLEEIAVGLFDLSGFTPLTREHGPAVARELVRRMVAAVRDAARAEGGTVGDPVGDEVLAYFHSPLGAVRAALALMRSLEELNRRSPQTPLVVHVGMDYGPGIIEDRDVWGDVINRAKRCQSLAGPGEVVISPALAEHAREATAALERIDGELKGFGHAEVYRMQWRMDERTS
- a CDS encoding SRPBCC family protein, translated to MSQLEFGGEEHFAAPAERVFAVITDLDLLAANIPDAVSTERVDSRTLAATVRPGFSFLRGTMKMRIEMSDIEPPSRATMRIEGSGIGQAIRVESTSTVSPDGDGSLVRWQARVVERRGLVATISGALIQAAAGQVIRDAWQKVHQQVDG